A single window of Desulfobotulus pelophilus DNA harbors:
- a CDS encoding DUF4857 domain-containing protein: MTVLSRYAAVVFAVLILSTFLPRFFWQAMEGQRNRVDMFYSPVNGEFLFQEQDRYGRVFYRTEHGQELDQKAFALLLPFRYARDLMRWGEMPGELHGVAIDADQLQRDVQQVRMRPTSMDGPEIPLYFVMEAASGFVDLEMPDEVMRISGSRAEFVRVPDNTIHEEKSLLFTESLAKAGFRFPAERAWANTSTRKPFDWGWFLLDAEGTLFHLMQVRGQARVRPVRKDFTPGVRYVQVEEHPGRHVFGLLVDREGRAYRMNFPDYDLRPLPMQDFNPSTMRLTWRRDPLVHQYTVEEKDALTMTITDHEDRVIRHMRMDLSPLRSGFARQSEAFFFPFRVFQSVPDSSYLTLRMVWNNDFLMARIMGVLVGLGFFVLWRWRQGIAWSNSPVDWLVIIACGFPGLMALIWAGSVPGQVKRPGRAV; encoded by the coding sequence ATGACAGTGCTTTCGCGGTATGCGGCTGTGGTGTTTGCCGTGCTGATTCTTTCCACCTTTCTGCCTCGTTTTTTCTGGCAGGCCATGGAGGGGCAGCGAAACCGGGTAGATATGTTCTACAGTCCTGTCAATGGAGAGTTTCTGTTTCAGGAACAGGATCGCTATGGTCGGGTCTTTTATCGTACAGAGCATGGGCAGGAGCTGGATCAGAAGGCATTTGCTCTCCTTCTTCCCTTCCGCTATGCCAGAGACCTGATGCGCTGGGGTGAAATGCCCGGAGAGCTGCACGGCGTTGCCATTGATGCGGATCAGTTGCAGCGGGATGTGCAGCAGGTTCGCATGCGACCGACCAGCATGGATGGACCTGAGATACCCCTGTACTTTGTTATGGAGGCGGCATCGGGTTTTGTAGATCTGGAAATGCCCGATGAGGTGATGCGGATTTCGGGCAGTCGGGCGGAGTTTGTCCGGGTACCGGACAACACCATCCATGAAGAAAAATCACTGTTGTTTACCGAATCCCTTGCCAAGGCAGGGTTTCGTTTCCCGGCAGAAAGAGCCTGGGCCAATACATCAACCCGCAAACCCTTTGACTGGGGCTGGTTTCTTCTGGACGCAGAAGGTACGCTCTTTCACCTCATGCAGGTGCGGGGACAGGCAAGGGTACGGCCTGTCCGGAAGGATTTTACCCCGGGTGTTCGGTATGTGCAGGTGGAAGAACATCCGGGCCGCCATGTCTTCGGCCTTCTGGTGGACAGAGAGGGGAGGGCCTATCGCATGAATTTCCCGGATTATGACCTCAGGCCCCTTCCCATGCAGGATTTCAACCCCTCAACCATGCGGTTGACCTGGAGGAGGGATCCTCTGGTGCACCAGTACACGGTGGAGGAAAAAGATGCGCTGACCATGACCATTACGGACCATGAGGATCGGGTTATACGGCATATGCGCATGGATCTTTCTCCCCTGCGAAGCGGGTTTGCCCGTCAGAGTGAAGCCTTTTTCTTCCCTTTCCGGGTTTTTCAGAGTGTTCCTGATTCTTCTTATCTGACCCTGCGTATGGTCTGGAATAATGATTTTCTGATGGCACGGATCATGGGCGTTCTGGTGGGACTTGGCTTTTTTGTCCTGTGGCGCTGGAGACAGGGAATAGCGTGGTCCAACAGTCCCGTTGACTGGCTTGTCATAATCGCCTGTGGTTTTCCGGGACTGATGGCCCTGATCTGGGCTGGTTCTGTTCCGGGTCAGGTGAAAAGACCAGGGAGGGCTGTATGA
- a CDS encoding ABC transporter ATP-binding protein, translating to MSYAIECRNLCHSYGRKEVLRNLNFTVEPGRIFGLLGKNGVGKSTTINILMGFLQPTSGECRILGEPSHAIRPATRRRIGLLHEGHLQYGYMSIEEVEKFYSAFYPKWKRELYYDLMDRLGLPYTHRIFRMSCGQRSQVTLGLILAQDADLMILDDYSLGLDANYRRLFIDFLKDYVDRREKTILVTSHIVQDLERFVDDIIILDRCGVICQSTLKGFMDKVKCFRFRGADAAAMLRREGAIVHFDVVGERADIFTFEDRDAVMASLSALGLEDLKPQEVPMSLEDAFIGVTGKY from the coding sequence ATGTCTTATGCGATTGAATGCCGGAATCTCTGTCACAGTTACGGCAGAAAAGAAGTTCTCCGGAATTTGAATTTCACGGTGGAACCGGGGCGGATTTTTGGACTTCTGGGTAAAAACGGAGTTGGCAAAAGTACCACCATCAATATCCTGATGGGTTTTCTTCAGCCAACCTCGGGGGAATGTAGAATTTTGGGAGAGCCTTCCCATGCCATTCGTCCGGCTACCCGCCGGAGGATCGGTCTTCTCCACGAAGGCCATCTGCAATATGGCTACATGAGTATCGAAGAGGTGGAAAAGTTTTATTCTGCTTTTTACCCGAAATGGAAGCGGGAACTGTATTACGATCTCATGGACAGGCTGGGGCTGCCCTATACCCACCGGATTTTCCGAATGAGCTGTGGCCAGCGATCCCAGGTGACCCTCGGCCTGATTCTGGCTCAGGATGCGGACCTCATGATCCTTGACGATTATTCTCTGGGGCTGGATGCCAACTACCGGAGGCTTTTTATTGATTTTTTGAAAGATTATGTGGATCGCAGGGAGAAGACTATCCTTGTCACTTCCCACATAGTGCAGGATCTGGAGCGTTTTGTAGATGATATCATCATCCTCGACCGGTGCGGTGTTATATGTCAGTCCACCCTGAAAGGATTCATGGATAAAGTGAAATGTTTCCGGTTCAGGGGGGCTGATGCCGCCGCCATGCTGCGCAGGGAAGGTGCCATTGTTCACTTTGATGTTGTGGGAGAAAGGGCGGACATCTTTACCTTCGAAGACAGGGATGCGGTGATGGCAAGTCTTTCCGCGCTGGGGCTGGAGGACCTGAAACCCCAAGAGGTGCCCATGAGCCTTGAAGATGCCTTTATAGGGGTTACGGGAAAGTACTGA
- a CDS encoding TonB-dependent receptor plug domain-containing protein, whose translation MYKKIMTVLVMGCAGFIIPALSVAEKADQDSVYLMQEILVKDTADIRATGQSVISGTVLENLPAGNATLTDMLKVLPGVQFDEAYGSAATGGEILPPEVSISGGRFYDNYFSVDGTGNNSFLDPTQKSANSLHEVPGHSMELSPSPDVLESLTVYDSNVPASYGGFTGGVVDAKTRLPDSEFSGSVFYRTTRDSWTRFHLNAEEEHQMQHSTSSRWQPKFRKENYGLRLDVPVTDTTGVLISFREDRSTIPLNNLGGTRDQTRRGQHFFMKGSALVSDSDSLDISFTHAPYEGEYFHSDAINNAYRIEGGGSALRARHLREKGWGSLDTSLSWRYSENNRYSQRATWYRWAITDSRDWGNASRVGSSSMEGGYGNLEREQDTLEANTSLTLSPFFLAGMTHTIETGVSFSRVKGREKRPEDVLIYTSPVTDNPNFTSDPNDFSLVPGEQYFARRQVLSAYDTEAEIQSAALYLSNTMNWKRLTLRPGLRISRDDYLENTDVAPRFSADYDLLGTGATVLTGGLNRYYGHAFLSHKLKEGRGTGTRYEWRTTYRNHVTEWRDAGGSETAWRFSDLDTPYSDEWTVGLDQRLMGGRLTLRYVERENKNEFARERGSYELDGVRYDTFTNKGESDYRSVRASWGRRWEDTEVLANISWQESHTRAVDFNDILGDEANASRVWYQNRLYYLDELPKGNYARPWVGNLTVIQKLPWNLSATAFLSWKSDFDEIRDSKEDMELPESEKERDPVTGEVLQESVPIYEKVVRKAFWQLDLRLKGKVPFGSRFAATWDLEVMNLFDTEIRTSDDTPLMGRQFWAGISLEF comes from the coding sequence ATGTATAAAAAAATAATGACTGTACTGGTCATGGGATGTGCTGGGTTCATCATTCCGGCTCTGTCCGTGGCTGAAAAGGCAGATCAGGACTCCGTTTATCTCATGCAGGAAATACTGGTGAAAGATACGGCGGATATCAGGGCTACGGGCCAGTCTGTCATTTCCGGAACGGTGCTGGAAAATTTGCCCGCAGGCAATGCTACCCTCACGGATATGCTGAAGGTGCTTCCGGGCGTTCAGTTCGATGAAGCCTATGGATCGGCGGCCACAGGCGGAGAGATTCTGCCCCCTGAGGTGTCCATTTCCGGTGGTCGTTTTTACGATAATTACTTTTCCGTGGATGGCACGGGGAACAACAGTTTTCTGGATCCAACCCAGAAGTCAGCCAACAGCCTGCATGAAGTTCCGGGGCATTCCATGGAACTGAGTCCTTCTCCCGATGTGCTGGAATCCCTGACGGTGTATGACAGCAACGTGCCTGCCAGCTACGGTGGATTTACGGGCGGTGTGGTGGATGCGAAAACCCGGTTGCCGGATTCGGAGTTTTCCGGTTCTGTTTTTTACCGAACTACCCGGGATTCATGGACGCGTTTTCACCTGAATGCGGAAGAAGAACACCAGATGCAGCATTCCACGTCCTCAAGGTGGCAGCCGAAATTCCGTAAGGAAAATTACGGGCTCAGGCTGGATGTACCTGTTACGGATACCACAGGTGTTCTGATTTCTTTCCGGGAAGACCGGTCCACCATTCCTCTTAACAACCTTGGGGGTACCCGGGATCAGACACGTAGGGGCCAGCATTTTTTCATGAAGGGCAGTGCTCTTGTATCGGATTCGGACTCGCTGGATATTTCCTTTACTCATGCGCCTTATGAAGGAGAATATTTTCATAGTGATGCCATCAATAATGCCTATAGGATTGAGGGAGGAGGCTCTGCTCTCAGGGCCAGGCATCTGAGGGAAAAGGGATGGGGGAGTCTTGATACCAGCCTTTCATGGCGCTACAGTGAAAACAATCGTTATTCCCAAAGGGCCACTTGGTATCGCTGGGCTATTACGGACTCCAGAGACTGGGGAAATGCCAGTCGTGTCGGCTCCTCCAGCATGGAGGGGGGCTATGGGAACCTCGAAAGGGAGCAGGATACTCTGGAAGCCAACACCTCTCTCACCCTGTCTCCTTTTTTCCTGGCAGGCATGACCCATACCATTGAAACGGGTGTTTCTTTTTCAAGGGTGAAGGGCAGGGAAAAAAGGCCTGAGGATGTGCTGATCTATACCTCACCTGTAACAGATAATCCTAATTTTACATCAGATCCCAATGACTTCTCCCTGGTGCCGGGTGAACAGTATTTTGCCAGACGGCAGGTGCTTTCAGCCTATGACACGGAGGCTGAAATTCAGTCTGCTGCTCTCTATCTTTCCAATACCATGAACTGGAAACGACTTACTCTCCGTCCTGGACTGCGTATAAGCCGGGATGATTATCTGGAGAATACGGATGTCGCTCCCCGTTTTTCTGCGGACTATGACCTTCTGGGAACGGGCGCAACGGTCCTGACCGGTGGTCTGAACCGGTACTACGGTCATGCCTTTCTCAGCCATAAACTCAAAGAAGGCAGGGGAACAGGCACCCGTTATGAGTGGCGTACTACCTACAGAAATCATGTGACCGAATGGCGTGACGCCGGGGGAAGTGAAACGGCCTGGCGGTTTTCCGATCTGGACACCCCCTATAGCGACGAGTGGACAGTGGGGCTGGATCAGCGTCTGATGGGAGGGCGGCTGACCCTGCGCTATGTGGAACGGGAAAACAAAAATGAGTTTGCCCGGGAAAGGGGCAGTTATGAGCTGGATGGCGTACGCTACGATACCTTTACCAATAAAGGGGAAAGTGACTATCGGTCCGTCCGTGCCAGCTGGGGAAGACGCTGGGAGGACACGGAGGTACTGGCCAACATCAGCTGGCAGGAAAGCCATACCCGAGCCGTAGACTTTAACGATATCCTGGGAGATGAAGCCAATGCCAGCCGGGTCTGGTATCAGAACAGGCTTTATTATCTGGATGAACTTCCCAAGGGTAATTATGCCAGACCCTGGGTGGGCAACCTGACCGTGATTCAGAAGCTGCCATGGAACCTTTCGGCTACGGCCTTTCTTTCCTGGAAATCGGATTTTGATGAAATCCGTGACAGCAAGGAAGACATGGAACTCCCTGAGAGTGAAAAGGAAAGGGATCCCGTTACAGGAGAAGTGTTGCAGGAAAGCGTTCCCATCTATGAGAAGGTGGTTCGTAAGGCATTCTGGCAGCTGGATCTGCGACTGAAAGGAAAGGTCCCTTTCGGAAGCCGTTTTGCCGCAACCTGGGATCTGGAGGTCATGAACCTTTTTGATACGGAGATCCGTACTTCCGATGATACGCCCCTCATGGGCCGGCAGTTCTGGGCAGGGATTTCCCTTGAGTTCTGA
- a CDS encoding M16 family metallopeptidase yields MSYHGIGSRVRLSRIPVIAVTCLFLFAGNLFALPDTRGWIHEKSDLPLHPELITGTLDNGLRYVILPHHTPRNRASLHLNVQAGSFHETDSQQGLAHFVEHMAFNGSTHFPPGTLIHYFQSIGMSFGGDTNAHTGLGETVYHILLPQADAQGLEKGLLVLSDYAHGLLFNENEIEREKGVILAEKRARDSARYRTGQALRRFLLPGIRSNERTPIGKKAVIEKGDRAELLDYYNTWYRPERMMVILVGDVEPVEAESLIAKHFAPIKARSPERQVPEMGEFQHKGNAFFHYAEPESGDVSVIMATSRMVSPRKDSMESRKESLTLQLGSMLLRHRLSDRLSEPDTPYTRAVAMADIQHETILSTRLVAIAPQDKWEASLSSMEQELRKAMTHGFSEEEMDRVRRETLSYLDRRIAGFSTTPSRKIADEIIQAMNTPRVFTSPEDDKALFAGFIEEIQADAVLEVMRKAWGDDHRLIAITGNTGLDDHTALSRMRSVWEKSAAIPVTAPDMAEAAIFPYLPEPERTVQPLEVISIDDLEFFTARFANHITLHVKQTDFEADTVRVLLTFGPGRAHEPEDWPGLSLAAPALVNLSGTGTLDRPALARALAGKGMSVEFSVAQENFRFSASARPEDFSELMNLLRHRLLDPAFRTEAWDLARRWAEQEDRRMDSDISTTMQHLAPSFFASFDPRFSRPKASAMNEAMRLAAENWLAPAFKNAALEITVVGNVNPDLVIEEVGRYFGDLARSSRKEKTIRPLDFNQGARATYWVGTQIPSAQIRIGFPTTGLEPMEESRGLTLLARVLSDRLRTEIREKQGLAYSPRSFHQASSVYKDYGGLYMQTGARPDQAAMVRKALMDVAGKLKKEGVSEEELRRARDPLMTGLKERFRNNNFWLAGVMAGSVEDPRQLDRVRTLESGYLEITAKDLTRLAEKWLQPYRASSITILPVGEEGL; encoded by the coding sequence ATGTCTTACCATGGTATTGGTTCCAGAGTCCGGCTAAGCCGTATTCCTGTCATAGCAGTGACCTGCCTCTTTCTTTTTGCGGGCAACCTTTTCGCCCTTCCGGACACACGGGGCTGGATTCATGAAAAAAGCGACCTTCCCCTTCATCCGGAACTGATCACGGGAACCCTTGACAACGGACTTCGTTATGTGATTCTGCCCCACCATACCCCACGAAACCGGGCCAGTCTTCACCTCAATGTACAGGCAGGCTCCTTCCATGAAACCGATTCCCAACAGGGTCTAGCCCATTTTGTGGAACACATGGCCTTCAACGGTTCCACCCACTTTCCTCCGGGTACGCTGATCCATTATTTTCAAAGCATCGGTATGAGTTTTGGTGGCGATACCAATGCCCATACAGGCCTTGGCGAAACGGTCTACCATATTCTCCTTCCCCAGGCTGACGCTCAGGGGCTTGAAAAAGGACTTCTGGTCCTTTCGGACTATGCCCATGGCCTTCTCTTTAATGAAAATGAAATAGAAAGGGAAAAAGGTGTGATCCTGGCTGAAAAAAGGGCCAGAGATTCCGCGCGGTACCGCACCGGGCAGGCCCTGCGCCGTTTTCTTCTCCCCGGCATACGCAGCAACGAGCGAACCCCCATCGGAAAAAAAGCAGTAATCGAAAAGGGAGACAGAGCCGAGCTTCTGGACTATTACAATACCTGGTACCGGCCCGAACGCATGATGGTCATTCTCGTAGGAGACGTAGAACCGGTTGAAGCAGAATCCCTGATAGCCAAACACTTTGCCCCCATCAAAGCCAGATCCCCAGAACGACAGGTTCCGGAAATGGGAGAGTTTCAGCATAAAGGGAATGCCTTTTTTCATTACGCAGAACCCGAATCCGGAGATGTATCCGTTATCATGGCCACATCCCGCATGGTCTCTCCCCGAAAAGACAGTATGGAAAGCCGGAAAGAAAGCCTCACCCTGCAGCTGGGCAGCATGCTTCTCCGTCACCGCCTTTCCGACAGACTCAGTGAGCCGGATACTCCCTATACCCGGGCTGTGGCCATGGCAGACATCCAGCATGAAACCATTTTATCCACCCGCCTTGTGGCCATCGCTCCTCAGGATAAATGGGAAGCATCCCTTTCATCCATGGAACAGGAGCTGCGTAAAGCAATGACCCATGGCTTCAGCGAAGAGGAAATGGACAGGGTTCGCAGGGAGACCCTCTCCTACCTTGACCGGCGTATTGCGGGCTTTTCCACCACACCCAGCCGTAAAATCGCCGATGAGATCATTCAGGCCATGAATACCCCCCGGGTCTTCACCTCCCCGGAGGATGACAAAGCTCTTTTTGCCGGTTTCATAGAGGAAATTCAAGCAGATGCTGTTCTGGAGGTCATGAGGAAGGCCTGGGGGGATGACCACAGGCTTATTGCCATCACGGGCAATACGGGCCTTGACGATCACACCGCCCTTTCCCGTATGCGGTCCGTGTGGGAAAAAAGTGCCGCCATACCCGTTACGGCTCCGGACATGGCAGAAGCCGCTATCTTCCCCTATCTCCCGGAACCGGAAAGGACCGTCCAGCCCCTTGAGGTGATCTCCATCGATGATCTGGAATTTTTCACCGCCCGTTTTGCCAACCACATCACCCTCCATGTAAAGCAGACGGATTTTGAGGCGGACACCGTCCGGGTTCTTCTTACCTTTGGTCCCGGCAGAGCCCACGAACCCGAAGACTGGCCCGGCCTTTCCCTTGCAGCTCCGGCCCTTGTCAATTTATCAGGAACCGGTACTCTGGACCGACCCGCCCTGGCGAGGGCCCTTGCCGGTAAAGGAATGAGCGTAGAATTCTCCGTGGCCCAGGAAAATTTCCGTTTCTCCGCATCCGCAAGACCGGAAGATTTTTCTGAACTGATGAACCTTCTGCGTCATCGTCTGCTGGATCCAGCTTTCCGGACGGAAGCCTGGGATCTTGCCCGCAGATGGGCAGAGCAGGAGGACAGGCGTATGGATTCTGACATCAGTACCACCATGCAACACCTGGCCCCTTCTTTCTTTGCCTCCTTTGACCCGAGATTTTCAAGGCCCAAAGCCTCTGCAATGAATGAAGCCATGAGACTTGCCGCCGAAAACTGGCTGGCACCTGCCTTCAAAAATGCCGCCCTTGAAATTACCGTAGTGGGTAATGTGAATCCTGACCTTGTCATTGAGGAAGTGGGACGTTATTTCGGAGATCTTGCCCGCAGCAGCCGTAAAGAAAAAACCATACGGCCTCTGGATTTTAATCAGGGGGCCAGAGCCACCTACTGGGTGGGAACACAAATTCCCTCTGCCCAGATCCGCATAGGCTTTCCCACAACGGGACTTGAGCCGATGGAAGAGTCCAGAGGACTGACGCTTCTGGCCCGGGTGCTGTCGGACCGATTACGTACAGAAATCAGAGAAAAACAAGGACTTGCCTATTCGCCCCGGAGCTTCCATCAGGCCAGTTCCGTATACAAGGATTACGGCGGACTTTACATGCAGACCGGCGCAAGGCCGGATCAGGCCGCCATGGTGCGTAAGGCTCTGATGGATGTTGCCGGAAAACTGAAAAAGGAAGGTGTCTCTGAGGAGGAACTCCGCAGAGCCAGAGACCCGCTCATGACCGGCCTGAAGGAGAGGTTCCGGAACAATAACTTCTGGCTTGCCGGGGTGATGGCAGGATCTGTGGAAGATCCCCGCCAGCTGGATCGGGTACGTACCCTTGAAAGCGGTTATCTGGAGATTACGGCAAAGGACCTGACCAGACTGGCTGAGAAATGGCTCCAGCCGTACAGAGCCTCTTCGATCACCATACTGCCCGTTGGAGAAGAAGGACTGTAA
- a CDS encoding extracellular solute-binding protein, whose translation MRLNLICMLLIQGLYFITPVLAAPSHGIALWGEPQYGPDFTHFAYARPDAPKGGHLRMAATGSFDSFHPFTIRGTAAAGVGLLYETLMTASLDEPSSSYGLIAGSVSVSEDRTSVTFRLRPEARFHDGHPVRAEDVVFSFQILIREGSPHYRKYYEDITGVHAPDEHTVRFDIRPGSAMETPYIVGQLPVLPAHVWKEREFSRSSLETPVGSGPYRIHSFDTGRRITYIRDPDYWGRHLPVNQGHFNFDFISWEYFRDDTVSLEAFKAGVFDYRLENTAKTWATLYEGPAFRDGRIRKETIPHERPQGMQGFVFNIRKPVFRDRAVRKALSQVFDFEWANTHLFYGQYSRTHSFFQNSPMAAEGLPSEEELVLLEPFRHLLPESAFGTAIVPPVMDGSGNIRPLLREADRILNEAGWILKGGKRIHKETGRPLSFEILLASPSFQRIAMPFRQNLARLGVDASVRVVDRTRYVRQLQDFNYDMIVGNFRQSHSPGSEQRDFWGSEAASVPGGRNTIGIADPVVDALVEHILNAENREELITACRALDRVLRASHYVIPQWFNASYRIAYWDKLRHPEKSPEHGLGIYTWWIDTEAEARLTPGALMHTDPGEDKK comes from the coding sequence ATGCGCCTGAATCTGATATGTATGCTGCTGATACAGGGGCTGTACTTCATCACACCGGTACTGGCGGCTCCTTCCCACGGCATCGCCCTGTGGGGAGAGCCGCAGTATGGCCCTGATTTCACCCATTTTGCCTATGCCAGACCGGACGCACCCAAAGGCGGACATCTGCGCATGGCCGCCACAGGAAGCTTTGACAGCTTTCACCCCTTCACCATCCGGGGAACAGCAGCGGCAGGGGTGGGACTTCTTTATGAAACCCTCATGACTGCCTCCCTTGACGAACCCTCTTCCAGCTATGGACTCATTGCCGGGTCTGTTAGCGTGTCGGAAGACCGTACTTCCGTAACGTTCCGGCTGAGACCGGAAGCACGCTTTCATGACGGTCACCCCGTACGGGCGGAAGATGTGGTTTTTTCCTTTCAGATTCTTATCCGGGAAGGCTCTCCCCACTATCGTAAATATTACGAAGATATCACCGGAGTGCATGCCCCGGACGAACATACCGTGCGCTTTGATATCCGGCCCGGTTCTGCCATGGAAACACCGTATATAGTAGGACAGCTCCCCGTTCTTCCCGCCCATGTATGGAAGGAGAGGGAATTTTCCCGCTCTTCTCTGGAAACGCCCGTGGGTTCCGGCCCCTACCGCATCCATTCCTTTGATACAGGCAGACGAATCACCTATATACGAGATCCGGATTACTGGGGTAGGCATCTTCCTGTGAATCAGGGACATTTTAACTTTGATTTTATCTCGTGGGAGTACTTCCGGGATGACACGGTCAGTCTGGAAGCCTTCAAAGCCGGGGTTTTTGACTACAGACTGGAAAACACCGCCAAAACATGGGCGACCCTCTACGAAGGTCCGGCCTTCCGGGACGGGCGCATCCGTAAGGAAACCATACCCCATGAACGTCCTCAGGGCATGCAGGGTTTTGTTTTCAATATCCGCAAACCCGTTTTCCGGGACAGGGCGGTACGTAAAGCCCTGTCTCAGGTTTTTGATTTTGAATGGGCCAACACCCACCTCTTTTATGGCCAATATAGCCGCACTCACAGTTTTTTCCAAAACTCCCCCATGGCAGCCGAAGGGCTTCCTTCGGAAGAAGAACTTGTCCTGCTGGAACCCTTTCGCCATCTCCTGCCGGAATCTGCCTTCGGTACTGCCATAGTACCGCCTGTCATGGACGGATCGGGCAATATCCGGCCCCTGCTCAGGGAGGCGGACCGCATTCTCAATGAAGCCGGATGGATTCTCAAGGGTGGAAAACGCATTCACAAAGAAACGGGACGCCCCCTTTCCTTTGAAATTCTTCTGGCATCGCCTTCCTTTCAGCGCATTGCCATGCCCTTTCGCCAGAATCTTGCCCGGCTGGGCGTGGATGCCTCGGTCCGCGTGGTGGACCGCACCCGCTATGTGCGTCAGCTGCAGGATTTCAACTATGACATGATCGTGGGGAATTTCCGTCAAAGCCACTCCCCCGGCTCCGAGCAGAGGGATTTCTGGGGCTCAGAAGCGGCATCCGTACCCGGAGGCCGCAATACCATCGGCATTGCAGACCCAGTGGTGGATGCCCTTGTGGAACACATTCTCAATGCAGAAAACAGAGAAGAACTCATTACCGCATGCAGGGCGCTGGACAGGGTACTTCGGGCCAGCCACTATGTGATTCCCCAATGGTTCAATGCCAGCTACCGCATCGCCTACTGGGACAAACTCCGCCATCCGGAAAAATCGCCTGAGCATGGCCTTGGCATTTATACCTGGTGGATTGACACCGAAGCCGAAGCTCGCCTCACACCCGGAGCCCTCATGCACACAGACCCGGGAGAAGATAAAAAATGA
- a CDS encoding microcin C ABC transporter permease YejB translates to MSAYLLRRLLLIVPTLLGILTVNFFVIQAAPGGPVEQMIARISGTSGDLTERISGSGADDFFENDNAMESEAGIRYRGAEGLDPEFIAELEKMFGFDRPMHERYFKLLKDYFFWDFGESFYKNETVLSLIAQKMPVSISLGLWSTLIIYMVCIPLGIRKAVHHGTRFDGWTTTVISVAHAIPVFLFAIALVILFAGGSYFQWFPLRGLTSPGFEQLSTAGKILDYFHHLALPITAMVIGGFASLTMLTRNSFLDEIHKQYVETARAKGADEKRVLFGHVFRNAMLIVIAGFPSAFVSMFFTGSLLIEVIFSLDGLGLLGFEATMGRDYPVMFATLYIFTLMGLLLSIISDLTYTFVDPRIHFGTREGS, encoded by the coding sequence ATGAGTGCCTACCTGCTGCGCCGCCTTCTTTTGATTGTTCCCACCTTGCTGGGAATTCTCACGGTAAACTTTTTTGTCATTCAGGCCGCTCCGGGGGGCCCCGTTGAGCAGATGATAGCCCGAATTTCCGGAACCAGCGGAGATCTGACAGAACGGATTTCCGGCTCCGGTGCTGACGATTTTTTTGAAAACGACAACGCCATGGAAAGCGAAGCCGGTATCCGCTACAGGGGTGCAGAGGGCCTTGATCCAGAGTTCATAGCGGAACTGGAAAAAATGTTCGGTTTTGACCGTCCCATGCACGAACGCTACTTCAAACTCCTCAAAGATTATTTTTTCTGGGATTTTGGTGAAAGCTTCTATAAAAATGAAACCGTTCTTTCCCTCATTGCCCAGAAAATGCCCGTATCCATTTCCTTAGGCCTCTGGTCCACCCTCATCATTTATATGGTCTGCATTCCCCTTGGCATCCGCAAGGCGGTACATCATGGAACCCGTTTTGACGGATGGACCACCACCGTCATCAGTGTGGCCCACGCCATACCGGTCTTCCTGTTTGCCATTGCCCTTGTCATTCTCTTTGCGGGAGGCTCCTATTTTCAGTGGTTCCCACTGCGGGGCCTTACTTCTCCGGGGTTTGAACAGCTTTCCACGGCTGGAAAAATTCTGGATTATTTTCACCATCTGGCTCTTCCCATCACAGCCATGGTCATCGGCGGCTTTGCCTCCCTCACCATGCTTACCCGCAACAGCTTTCTGGATGAAATTCACAAACAGTATGTGGAAACCGCCAGAGCCAAGGGAGCGGATGAAAAGCGGGTTCTTTTCGGCCATGTGTTCCGCAATGCCATGCTCATTGTCATTGCAGGTTTTCCTTCCGCCTTTGTTTCCATGTTCTTCACAGGATCCCTGCTCATTGAGGTGATCTTCTCCCTTGATGGCCTGGGACTTCTCGGCTTTGAGGCCACCATGGGCCGGGACTATCCGGTGATGTTCGCAACCCTTTACATTTTTACCCTCATGGGACTTCTGCTCAGTATTATCAGTGATCTCACCTATACATTTGTGGATCCCCGCATTCATTTCGGTACAAGGGAGGGGTCATGA